TATTAGCAATATTTTTAAAAATGTTGAAATCACCAAGGAAAACACAACTCCTGAACGAATCATTGAACATGTGGCTAATTACTACAAACTTCCAAAGCATGAATTAATCAGTAAATCTAGAAAAAGTAACTTAGTTGTGGCTAGAGATATGGCTATTTATTTAATTCGAGAAGATTTAAATTACTCTTTTTCTAGGATTGGCCTAATTTTTTCGAACAGAGATCATTCAACAATCTTCAATTCTCATCGAAAAATATCACAAAGCATTAATAGCCATGATTCAACTAAGTACACAATTACTACCTTAAGGTCAAAAATCAACAAACTAAGTTAGATTAAAGAGAACTTATCCAAGGTTTACACAATAAAAAAGTCCTATAAAATCAAACTTTTAAATACTTATCCAAATATTAACAACAAATATTAATAATATTTATAATATAAATAAAAACAATAAAGGAATAAAAATGAAATTATTTTTAGAGAAAAGTAGATTCTTAAGGTTTTTGGAAAATACTACAAAAATTATTGAATCTAACAACTCAAATTATGAATTAAGAGGAGCTTATTTTCAAGTTAGGCAAGATAAAATAATTTTAATATCTTCAAATGAGGATATATCAATTAAAAATGAATATCTTTTAGATGGAATAAAAAATAAAACTGAAGGTGAAAGTGACTTTTTAGTACTTAATTCTTTGTTAAAAAACATAATAAAAAAATGTAGTGATTCAATAATTTTAGAAAAAGAAAAAAATACTTTAAAGATTTTTTCAGATCTACAAAGTTACGAAATTAATTTATTAGATCATGAAAGATTTCCTGACATAAAATTTGGTTTAAATAATAGCCAATTACAACTTAAAACAGAACAGTTTAAACAAGCTTTAAAAAATGTTGTTTTTGCAGCTGATTTAAGCAATGCTCAAGAATTGCTTTTAAATTCAGTAAATTTAAGTTTAAAAAATAATATTCTTACTCTTGTTGCAACAAATAGAGCAAGAATAGCAATGCAAAAAATTAAAACAGAGGATTCTCAAGAATTCAATTTAACAATTAATTCTAAAGTTGTAAAAGAGCTTATTTCTTTATCAATGTCAAATACTTTAATTCTTTCTCCTGGAACTTTTGAATTAAAAATTAAAAGCGGAAACTTAGAGATAAAAACTAAAGTTATTGAAATTCCTTATATGAATGTTGAAAATGTTTTTCCTAACAAATTTAATTTTGTAATTCATATTGATAAAAAAGAACTTTTAAGTTTAATTGATAAAGTCTCAATTGTCAATGATGAAAAAAACGGAAACAAAATTTTAATAGAATACAACCCATCAAAAAAAGAGAAGAAATTAAAATTATCTTCGTATTGACCTGATTTAGGTTTTTCTGAAGTTTTTTCTGATAACTTTGAGGTTGAAAGTGAAATATTATTAAAGTTTTTTATTAATGCAAATTATCTAAAAGAATCTATCAATGTTTTTGATGGAATGATTTCAATTTTTATAACCGAAAATAAAGATAGAATGGTTATAAGTTCAGAAACAAATTTAAATAACAAACAATTAATAGCAGCTCTAAGAGGACACTAAAATGACAATACTAATTAAAGGTGAGTTTTTAACAATTGGTCAACTAATTAAAAAAATAAAACTAATAGATTCTGGTGGACAAATTAAACAATTTATGCAAAGCCATCAAGTTAAAATAAATGGTAAATTAATAAACACCAGAAACACTAAAGTAAGAGTTGGAGACACCATTTGAATAGATGATCAACTTTATACAATCAAAGCACAAAATAATGAGGAATAAAATTGAAATATATTAAATCTAAAATACATAAAAAAGTTTTTAGAAAATTAAGTCATGTCAAGCTTTTTTACAAGGGTTTTCATAATAGAACTTATCTTGGTTTTTATAATGGTATAAAAGTTCAAATAAGATTAAAAATAAATGACATTGTAAACCATGAAGATGAATATAAATATTTAAAAAACAATGAAGATTATTTGTTTGTTAATAAATTTGTAGTTATTAAAAAATGATTTGATGGAGAACATTTTAAAGCAAACAAAGAAAGCTTAAAAAACCTATATGATATTTTAGAAAAGTTTTGAAGTCAAAATCTTGATTTGGCTAAGATGAACTGACTTTTTTATAAAA
The sequence above is a segment of the Mycoplasmopsis pulmonis genome. Coding sequences within it:
- the yaaA gene encoding S4 domain-containing protein YaaA, with translation MTILIKGEFLTIGQLIKKIKLIDSGGQIKQFMQSHQVKINGKLINTRNTKVRVGDTIWIDDQLYTIKAQNNEE
- a CDS encoding DNA polymerase III subunit beta family protein, with product MKLFLEKSRFLRFLENTTKIIESNNSNYELRGAYFQVRQDKIILISSNEDISIKNEYLLDGIKNKTEGESDFLVLNSLLKNIIKKCSDSIILEKEKNTLKIFSDLQSYEINLLDHERFPDIKFGLNNSQLQLKTEQFKQALKNVVFAADLSNAQELLLNSVNLSLKNNILTLVATNRARIAMQKIKTEDSQEFNLTINSKVVKELISLSMSNTLILSPGTFELKIKSGNLEIKTKVIEIPYMNVENVFPNKFNFVIHIDKKELLSLIDKVSIVNDEKNGNKILIEYNPSKKEKKLKLSSYWPDLGFSEVFSDNFEVESEILLKFFINANYLKESINVFDGMISIFITENKDRMVISSETNLNNKQLIAALRGH
- a CDS encoding phosphotransferase family protein, translated to MKYIKSKIHKKVFRKLSHVKLFYKGFHNRTYLGFYNGIKVQIRLKINDIVNHEDEYKYLKNNEDYLFVNKFVVIKKWFDGEHFKANKESLKNLYDILEKFWSQNLDLAKMNWLFYKTKDPKYLSLVEKYKDDFNDVIHGDLNFKNILANDKNEVKLIDFEWIKKGSKYFDIICIYKNFNINKNELIKRFDLNEEKFDDYLYMSVKFIEEAEEKVYSKMSDSFWYEKK